The following are from one region of the Segatella oris genome:
- a CDS encoding 1-acyl-sn-glycerol-3-phosphate acyltransferase yields the protein MDKKQFDDIRPYNAEEIPAAMVRIANSSSFPILASYVYPNEPIEEVRQRIADYKTVKEFQTETMRMVNQRVIEHSISEFTCSGLDKLSPDEHYLFVSNHRDIMLDSSLLQYFLVTRDFDTTEITFGANLMMNQLVIDIGKSNKMFKVERPSNNIKDFYRSSKHLSEYIRYVITEKGQSVWIAQRNGRTKDGNDATDQGIIKMFCMSCPEDKIKAIDQLHIVPVAVSYEWEPCDILKTLELYESQFSKYTKKPGEDLNSILTGIIQDKGRVHFELCDPVAYVELAKFETLTNNEYHKSVAKLLDSRINTAYRLYPNNYIAYDLRYGTTKYQECYTQEQKTAFMNHLKRLEQYDTCDIEKLMDIFLGIYSNPVKNK from the coding sequence ATGGACAAGAAACAATTTGACGACATCAGACCTTATAATGCTGAGGAAATACCTGCGGCTATGGTACGCATTGCCAATAGCTCTTCATTTCCGATTTTGGCATCTTATGTTTATCCCAACGAACCGATTGAAGAGGTGCGGCAGCGTATTGCTGACTATAAGACCGTAAAAGAGTTCCAGACTGAAACCATGCGCATGGTCAATCAGCGTGTGATAGAACATAGTATTTCAGAGTTTACTTGTTCCGGTTTGGATAAGTTAAGTCCTGATGAGCATTATCTCTTTGTATCCAATCATCGTGATATCATGTTGGATTCCAGTTTACTTCAGTATTTCTTGGTAACGAGAGATTTTGATACTACAGAAATAACGTTCGGTGCAAACCTGATGATGAATCAGCTGGTAATTGATATCGGGAAAAGCAACAAGATGTTTAAGGTGGAACGTCCAAGCAATAACATAAAGGATTTCTACCGAAGTTCAAAGCATCTGTCAGAATATATCCGATATGTCATCACGGAGAAAGGACAGTCTGTTTGGATAGCTCAACGCAATGGACGGACAAAAGACGGAAATGATGCCACAGACCAAGGTATCATCAAAATGTTCTGCATGTCTTGTCCCGAAGATAAGATAAAAGCGATTGATCAGCTGCATATTGTGCCGGTGGCAGTTTCCTATGAGTGGGAACCTTGTGACATACTGAAGACACTCGAACTCTATGAGTCTCAATTCTCCAAATATACCAAAAAGCCGGGAGAAGACCTTAACAGTATTCTCACGGGAATAATACAGGATAAAGGCAGAGTGCATTTTGAACTTTGCGACCCTGTAGCCTATGTAGAATTGGCCAAGTTTGAAACATTGACAAACAATGAATATCACAAGTCTGTGGCTAAGCTTTTAGACAGTAGGATTAACACGGCTTATCGGCTTTATCCAAACAACTATATTGCCTATGACCTGCGCTATGGGACAACCAAGTATCAGGAATGTTACACGCAGGAACAGAAAACCGCATTTATGAATCATCTTAAGCGTCTGGAGCAATATGACACTTGTGATATAGAAAAGCTGATGGATATATTCTTGGGAATCTATTCCAACCCGGTAAAAAATAAATAG
- a CDS encoding hybrid sensor histidine kinase/response regulator transcription factor has translation MIFKLRSLYTIIFGWLCWLSVVQAEAADYYFKRFSIEHGLSHATVNTILRDHRGTLWVGTPLGLNQINRGSIKKYFYPSVEHPLSQTGAVVRLFEGRDHQLWAITNHGLYCYEPAKDDFSVRIERPIQSVCEVGGGVLFGGYSALYRWNYKSRELTRLPFLKKDLPTGDYLITFLRQINRNTILVGTESNGIYTYSLADFRLRPLIVKGEMVLNAIYWDSSRHELWLSLYDQGLFCYSQSGRLLHHYDTGNSALTNNIVLTILKHQGRLWVGTDGGGISVIDQRTGAFTNIRHIPGDGNSLPVNSIKTLYEDTYGNLWAGTVRDGLFEFKETYIRTYTDCALGKGNGLSDRVVNCIFRGADGKLWIGTDGGGINELNPVTGVFTHHLNTYNDKIVSITDLSAVDLLVSRYGHGLSVYHTQSRTYSPFPIVNASVNIEECRSGFVPTAYRISKNMLLILARNVYIYETDSHRFSRLRFAHGTKPRLSLQMMLADGLTLLSKDNCLYRIDTLGNIRLLSALKDDLQITAVCRKQATDRLWIATSDGLYTGLMSHPQGIRKVAGNLFGRISAMQLDNRNHLWINSSNMLFSYDILNGRCMMWDDTDGFLPNDILTHSITFRDSPYIYMGGINGLVKIDKSISGGKNDAMMIYLQAVDCNGKRYTAKTFPHEISQNFNSLHIHIAVNENDVFRHVLFRYRIRGEQQNSVTESYRSEFSIPSLTPGDYTVSVACMTKNGSWTPEKSLVVFRVLPPWYRRPWFLILAFLVLVGMGALAIGWTIRRNQQRMKWKMALHQQALHEDKIEFLTNVSHELRTPLTLIYAPLKRLLTGSDTLFSEPQRQQLEQVLRQAGYMKNIINWVLEYDKTTSQSSSLTLTFTDINHLLEEVVEDFAQEFAEKHILMEFDLDDTLRPLEMDRAKIRVVVSNLLMNALKFSREETNVILRTSLHEGWLRVQVEDHGVGFGHLDREQLFTRFYRGRILKPGSGIGLAYCREIIEQHGGQIGAEDNPGGGAIMFFSLPYRQAVSAEVTNSQAENKGEVVCKTISHMLDLSAFSVLVVDDNTDFLSFLHTSLQAYFRRVFRAHDGKEALCLLRQQQPDLVVSDVMMPIMDGYQLCQTIKEDIEISHIPVVLLTAKSDAESQKIGYKLGADAYIAKPFDIELLLSVIEMQLRRRELFRQKYQYNLLTLSPQQTTISNADEQFMCKLQAAVKEGYADAAFDTAQVVDILAMSRASLYNKMKQLTGLGVNEFINNYRITIASSMLKETDKPIGDIAFETGFASSRYFSTAFKAATGYTPTAYRKQHYKGDDSSSTSERED, from the coding sequence TTGATTTTTAAATTACGATCACTTTATACCATTATCTTTGGTTGGCTTTGTTGGCTATCAGTAGTGCAGGCTGAGGCTGCTGACTATTATTTCAAGCGCTTTTCGATTGAACATGGTCTGTCGCATGCCACGGTCAATACTATACTTCGGGACCACCGTGGAACTTTATGGGTGGGCACTCCTTTAGGATTGAATCAGATTAATCGTGGCAGTATCAAGAAATATTTCTATCCTTCGGTGGAACATCCGTTGTCGCAAACTGGCGCTGTTGTTCGTCTGTTCGAAGGTCGCGACCATCAACTTTGGGCCATTACCAATCATGGACTCTACTGTTACGAGCCTGCCAAAGATGATTTTTCTGTTAGAATAGAACGGCCTATTCAGTCTGTTTGCGAGGTGGGTGGCGGTGTTCTTTTCGGTGGCTATTCAGCTCTCTATCGATGGAATTATAAATCTCGCGAGCTTACTCGGTTACCTTTTCTTAAAAAGGACTTACCTACAGGCGATTATTTGATTACTTTTCTAAGGCAGATTAACCGTAATACTATCTTGGTGGGTACAGAGAGCAATGGCATCTACACTTATTCGTTGGCTGATTTTCGGCTCCGTCCACTTATTGTCAAAGGCGAAATGGTGCTCAATGCAATATATTGGGATAGCAGTAGGCATGAATTGTGGCTCTCGCTTTATGATCAAGGGTTGTTTTGTTATAGTCAATCTGGTAGGCTGCTTCACCACTATGATACCGGCAATAGTGCGTTGACCAATAATATAGTATTGACCATCTTGAAACATCAAGGACGGCTATGGGTGGGCACAGATGGTGGTGGCATCTCTGTCATAGATCAACGGACGGGTGCATTTACAAATATCCGTCATATTCCCGGTGATGGTAATTCACTGCCGGTTAATTCCATTAAGACACTCTATGAAGACACTTATGGTAATCTGTGGGCGGGTACGGTGCGTGATGGTTTGTTTGAATTTAAGGAAACATATATCCGAACCTACACCGATTGTGCTTTAGGTAAAGGGAACGGATTGAGTGATCGTGTGGTGAATTGCATATTTAGAGGTGCTGACGGCAAGCTATGGATTGGTACCGATGGTGGCGGAATCAATGAATTGAATCCTGTTACAGGTGTTTTCACTCATCATTTGAATACCTATAATGATAAAATAGTTTCCATTACAGATTTGTCTGCTGTAGATTTATTAGTCTCTCGTTATGGGCATGGATTGTCCGTTTATCACACGCAGAGCCGTACGTATAGTCCTTTCCCAATAGTCAATGCATCTGTGAATATCGAGGAATGCCGCTCGGGTTTTGTACCCACAGCTTATCGTATCTCTAAAAATATGCTTTTGATATTGGCGCGCAATGTTTATATTTATGAAACCGATAGCCATCGTTTCTCAAGGTTGCGGTTCGCCCATGGCACAAAGCCCCGACTGTCACTCCAAATGATGCTTGCTGATGGCCTTACGCTGCTTTCAAAGGATAACTGTTTGTATCGTATTGATACTTTAGGCAATATTCGCTTGTTATCTGCATTGAAAGACGATTTACAAATTACAGCTGTGTGTCGCAAACAAGCAACGGACCGCTTGTGGATTGCAACTTCAGATGGGCTTTATACGGGACTGATGTCGCATCCGCAGGGTATACGTAAAGTGGCAGGCAATCTTTTTGGACGTATATCTGCGATGCAATTAGATAATCGAAACCACCTTTGGATTAACTCTTCTAATATGCTTTTCTCCTATGATATCCTTAATGGGCGGTGTATGATGTGGGATGACACTGATGGCTTTCTGCCTAATGATATCCTTACTCATTCCATCACGTTTCGTGATTCCCCCTATATCTATATGGGAGGTATTAACGGACTGGTGAAAATTGATAAGTCTATTTCGGGGGGAAAAAACGATGCAATGATGATTTATTTGCAAGCAGTGGACTGCAATGGCAAACGTTATACGGCAAAAACTTTTCCACATGAGATTTCGCAGAACTTTAACTCATTGCACATTCACATTGCAGTTAATGAGAATGATGTTTTTCGGCATGTGCTCTTTCGCTATCGTATACGGGGTGAACAGCAAAATTCTGTCACCGAGTCCTATCGCTCAGAATTCAGTATTCCCTCGTTGACTCCAGGTGATTACACCGTTTCTGTAGCTTGCATGACAAAGAATGGGAGCTGGACTCCAGAGAAATCACTTGTTGTCTTTCGCGTATTGCCGCCTTGGTATCGTCGTCCATGGTTTTTAATCTTGGCATTTTTAGTGTTGGTAGGCATGGGCGCATTAGCAATAGGGTGGACCATTCGGCGTAATCAACAGCGCATGAAATGGAAGATGGCACTTCATCAACAGGCACTCCATGAAGACAAGATAGAGTTTCTTACCAATGTCAGTCATGAGTTGCGTACACCACTGACATTGATTTATGCCCCACTCAAGCGCTTATTGACAGGTAGCGATACTTTGTTTTCCGAACCTCAACGTCAGCAGCTTGAGCAGGTGTTGAGGCAGGCGGGATATATGAAAAATATTATCAACTGGGTGTTGGAATACGACAAGACAACCTCGCAGTCGAGTTCTCTTACACTTACTTTTACTGACATTAACCATTTGTTGGAAGAAGTTGTGGAAGATTTTGCGCAGGAGTTTGCAGAGAAACATATTCTTATGGAGTTTGATTTGGATGATACGTTGCGGCCGCTTGAAATGGATCGAGCGAAAATTCGGGTCGTAGTATCAAACTTATTGATGAATGCGCTTAAATTCAGTCGTGAAGAAACTAATGTGATACTTCGAACATCACTGCATGAAGGTTGGCTTCGTGTACAGGTTGAAGACCATGGTGTGGGCTTTGGACATCTTGATAGGGAACAGCTCTTTACACGATTCTATCGGGGACGAATCTTGAAGCCGGGCAGTGGCATTGGGCTTGCTTATTGTCGTGAGATTATTGAGCAACATGGTGGACAGATAGGCGCTGAGGATAATCCTGGTGGCGGTGCTATCATGTTTTTTAGTCTGCCTTATAGACAGGCTGTTTCTGCGGAAGTAACCAATAGCCAAGCAGAAAATAAAGGTGAGGTTGTCTGCAAGACAATATCCCACATGCTCGATCTTTCGGCTTTCTCGGTATTAGTGGTCGATGATAATACTGATTTTTTAAGCTTTCTGCACACCTCTCTGCAAGCATATTTCAGGCGAGTTTTTCGTGCTCATGACGGAAAAGAGGCGTTGTGCTTGTTACGACAGCAACAACCTGACCTTGTAGTGAGCGATGTCATGATGCCTATCATGGATGGTTATCAACTTTGTCAGACAATCAAGGAAGATATTGAAATCAGCCATATTCCTGTGGTGTTGCTTACAGCAAAGAGTGATGCTGAGAGTCAGAAAATTGGTTATAAATTAGGTGCAGATGCCTATATAGCTAAGCCTTTCGATATAGAACTACTTTTATCGGTCATAGAGATGCAGCTACGTCGCAGAGAATTATTCAGACAGAAATATCAGTATAACCTACTGACACTTTCTCCCCAACAGACAACGATTAGCAATGCTGACGAACAGTTCATGTGCAAACTTCAAGCAGCTGTCAAAGAGGGGTATGCCGATGCAGCATTCGATACAGCTCAAGTTGTGGATATCCTCGCCATGAGTCGTGCATCGCTCTATAATAAAATGAAACAATTGACAGGCTTAGGTGTAAACGAGTTTATAAACAACTATCGTATCACTATTGCATCATCTATGCTCAAGGAAACAGATAAACCTATTGGAGATATTGCTTTTGAAACAGGTTTTGCATCATCTCGCTATTTTAGTACAGCTTTCAAAGCGGCTACGGGATATACGCCTACAGCTTATCGGAAACAGCATTATAAGGGTGATGATAGCTCTTCAACTTCTGAGCGGGAGGATTAA
- a CDS encoding phosphopantetheine-binding protein — MKEDIRRKLEEILPIVDFDSEFLFQELDSLGITTILMVLSEMYGIELSHSDVTPRNFKTLDSLVELVKRKLNKDDD; from the coding sequence ATGAAAGAAGATATTCGCAGAAAGTTAGAAGAAATCTTACCAATAGTTGATTTCGATTCAGAATTCCTTTTCCAGGAACTTGACTCGTTGGGAATAACGACAATCTTGATGGTTCTCTCTGAAATGTATGGTATAGAGTTGAGCCATTCAGATGTAACGCCAAGAAACTTCAAGACACTTGATAGTCTGGTTGAATTGGTGAAACGAAAGCTGAACAAAGATGATGATTGA
- a CDS encoding MMPL family transporter translates to MTETVQRLYDYMKAHRMLCVLSFVVVTLLLVMSVLRLNYKEDIADFLPVDSEHHNALKVYQDISGANKIFAVFQYRDTTKADPEMMVGSIDAFVEDIQRSDTAHMISNIVSQVDLEKLSEVTDFVYNNIPYFLTEKDYARMDSVLNAPDYMSGQLQQDKQMLMFPAGGMLSDNIQRDPLNLFTPVVQKLQHTDTSLKYELYDGHIFSPDMQKAIVMINSPYGASETENNTQLISLLQACSKKVISHHKNLDIHIIGGPVIAVGNASQIKSDSILSVTIAVILIMALLLFTLRNLRNIFLIALSIAWGWLFAMGGLALLHDSVSIIVIGISSVILGIAVNYPLHFIAHLSHTPDKKRALREIVMPLLVGNITTVGAFLALVPLQSVALKDLGLFSSFLLIGTIVFVLIYLPHVSKETKEVKHTFLDRISDVSLENKPVVVTIVVVLTLVFGYFSFQTKFDANMSNINYMTEEQKADMAYFQRTMATNGEYQKVYAVTSDSTMNGALDKNLRLQPTLDKLVKLKMIHDYSSCSQFIVSTAEQKRRLALWQDFLHRHKEKLTSSLRSSMQAEGFAAESFEDFYALLDKTYQLQPISYFSPLTKSLFAGNLSTDSIGKRYSVVNVLSVKDNDVKRVKDALSDTDSFSFDIVSMNSAIANHLSNDFNYIGLACGCIVFFFLWLSFGSLELALLSFIPMAVSWLWILGIMSLFGMQFNIVNIILATFIFGQGDDYTIFMTEGSMYEYAYRRKMLASYKHSIIISALIMFIGIGTLIVARHPALHSLAEVTIAGMLSVVLMAYIFPPLIFKFLVKSSGKYRQRPISIINLAVMGLSALVFFIQLFTVYLLGIVLLELLPHSERRRLWLRRYQQRLFLFDLKHIPRVKFSVEGITDETFSTSSIIISNHQSMLDAAIFMALSPKTILVSNEKVSCNPIIRRIFKWNGFITLCDMNSIDDNLIKSYVANGYSLVIFPEGIRNAHSSIRRFHKGAFLLAERYQLDIQPFIIHGLNMVLPRNSIQVFPGQMTIRAYGRMNHKGKTPYAELTSQLHDFYKKEYAQIARQTETASYFSPLVLDRYRYKGEEIFRAVCRKLKNNNNYTQYVDSMDEPPVVLVKNGGYGEFALLYALVHKQTKVLVYETDENRKALLTYCAKDLVDNLEVIECLDVEKEGHNDLKVFSL, encoded by the coding sequence ATGACAGAAACAGTACAGAGGTTATATGATTATATGAAGGCGCATAGAATGCTCTGTGTGCTTTCTTTCGTGGTTGTGACTTTACTCTTGGTTATGTCGGTACTCCGTCTGAACTATAAGGAGGATATAGCCGACTTCCTGCCCGTTGACAGTGAACATCACAATGCATTGAAGGTTTATCAGGATATATCAGGAGCCAACAAGATATTCGCGGTTTTCCAATATCGTGACACAACTAAGGCCGACCCGGAGATGATGGTGGGGAGTATAGATGCTTTCGTTGAAGATATACAGAGAAGTGATACGGCCCATATGATATCTAATATCGTGTCGCAGGTGGATTTAGAGAAACTGTCTGAGGTAACCGACTTCGTTTATAACAATATTCCCTACTTTCTTACAGAGAAAGATTATGCGCGGATGGACAGTGTGCTCAATGCGCCCGATTACATGTCCGGACAGTTGCAGCAGGATAAGCAGATGCTGATGTTTCCTGCAGGAGGCATGCTTTCTGATAACATACAACGTGATCCTCTTAATCTTTTTACCCCTGTCGTACAGAAACTGCAGCATACAGACACAAGTCTTAAGTATGAGTTGTATGATGGTCATATCTTTTCTCCCGATATGCAGAAAGCCATTGTGATGATAAATTCTCCGTATGGAGCAAGTGAAACGGAGAACAACACGCAACTCATTTCATTGCTGCAGGCATGTAGCAAGAAGGTGATTTCTCACCATAAAAATCTTGATATCCATATTATCGGTGGCCCTGTTATAGCTGTGGGCAATGCTTCCCAAATCAAGTCCGACAGTATTTTGTCTGTCACCATAGCCGTAATACTCATCATGGCGCTGCTTCTTTTCACGCTGCGCAATCTACGTAATATCTTCTTGATAGCCCTATCCATAGCGTGGGGCTGGCTCTTTGCTATGGGAGGATTGGCTTTACTTCACGACAGTGTTTCTATCATCGTTATTGGAATAAGTTCAGTTATCTTGGGTATTGCTGTTAATTATCCATTGCATTTCATCGCTCATCTCTCTCATACGCCTGATAAGAAAAGAGCTTTGCGCGAGATTGTGATGCCTCTCCTTGTGGGCAATATCACGACCGTAGGTGCGTTCTTAGCATTGGTTCCATTGCAGTCAGTAGCTTTGAAAGACTTAGGTTTGTTCAGTTCTTTCCTATTAATAGGAACGATAGTCTTTGTTTTGATTTATCTCCCGCATGTTTCTAAGGAAACCAAGGAAGTGAAACATACGTTTTTAGATAGGATAAGTGATGTTTCTTTAGAAAACAAACCGGTTGTTGTTACGATAGTCGTTGTTTTGACTTTGGTTTTTGGGTATTTCAGTTTTCAGACAAAGTTTGATGCCAACATGTCTAATATCAACTATATGACAGAGGAGCAGAAGGCTGATATGGCTTATTTCCAACGCACTATGGCCACTAATGGTGAGTATCAAAAGGTTTATGCTGTGACTTCCGACTCAACGATGAATGGCGCATTGGATAAGAATCTCCGTTTACAGCCGACCCTTGACAAGTTGGTGAAGTTGAAGATGATTCATGATTACAGTTCTTGCAGTCAGTTTATTGTTTCTACAGCTGAACAAAAGCGTAGGCTGGCGCTATGGCAGGACTTCTTGCATCGCCATAAAGAGAAACTTACGTCTTCTTTGCGCTCTTCAATGCAAGCGGAAGGTTTTGCTGCAGAGAGTTTTGAAGACTTTTACGCGTTGTTAGACAAGACTTATCAGTTACAGCCCATTTCTTATTTCTCTCCGCTGACGAAATCTCTCTTTGCCGGTAATCTCAGCACAGACAGTATCGGTAAACGGTATAGCGTTGTAAATGTGCTTTCTGTAAAAGACAATGATGTCAAGAGAGTGAAAGACGCATTGTCTGATACCGATAGTTTCAGCTTTGATATTGTAAGCATGAACAGTGCCATAGCCAATCATTTGTCAAATGACTTCAACTATATTGGCTTGGCTTGTGGTTGCATTGTGTTCTTCTTCTTGTGGTTATCCTTTGGCAGTCTTGAGCTGGCGCTGCTGTCTTTTATCCCGATGGCAGTGAGCTGGTTGTGGATATTGGGCATTATGTCATTGTTTGGAATGCAGTTCAATATTGTCAATATCATTCTTGCCACGTTTATTTTTGGTCAGGGTGACGACTATACCATATTTATGACAGAAGGCTCGATGTATGAATATGCTTATCGGCGCAAGATGCTTGCATCTTACAAGCATTCAATTATCATTTCTGCCTTAATCATGTTTATCGGTATTGGCACTCTGATTGTGGCTCGCCACCCGGCACTACATTCTTTGGCAGAGGTGACAATTGCGGGAATGCTCTCGGTTGTTTTAATGGCTTATATTTTCCCTCCACTTATCTTTAAGTTTCTTGTGAAGTCATCAGGGAAATACAGACAACGTCCAATCTCCATTATCAACCTCGCTGTAATGGGACTCAGTGCATTGGTATTCTTTATCCAATTGTTTACGGTCTATCTGTTGGGAATTGTTCTTTTGGAGCTTTTGCCCCATTCCGAGAGACGTCGTTTGTGGCTCAGGCGTTATCAGCAGCGTCTGTTCTTGTTTGACTTAAAGCATATTCCGCGTGTGAAGTTTTCAGTGGAAGGCATTACAGATGAGACTTTCTCAACGTCTTCAATCATCATCAGTAATCATCAATCGATGCTCGATGCAGCCATATTCATGGCATTAAGTCCAAAGACAATTCTTGTTTCAAATGAGAAAGTAAGCTGTAATCCCATTATCAGGAGGATATTCAAATGGAATGGTTTTATAACGTTGTGCGATATGAATTCCATAGACGATAACCTCATCAAGAGCTATGTGGCTAATGGTTATAGTCTTGTTATCTTCCCCGAAGGCATACGCAATGCACATTCTTCGATACGCCGTTTCCATAAAGGTGCGTTCTTATTGGCTGAACGATATCAGCTTGATATTCAGCCGTTCATCATTCATGGATTGAATATGGTACTTCCAAGGAATAGCATCCAGGTGTTCCCTGGTCAGATGACGATAAGGGCTTATGGGCGGATGAATCACAAAGGGAAAACACCTTATGCAGAACTTACGTCTCAGTTACATGACTTCTACAAGAAGGAGTATGCCCAGATAGCCCGTCAGACAGAGACGGCATCTTACTTTTCGCCTCTTGTTTTGGATCGCTATCGCTATAAGGGTGAGGAGATTTTCCGCGCAGTGTGTAGGAAACTGAAGAACAATAATAATTATACACAATACGTTGACTCTATGGATGAACCTCCTGTTGTCCTTGTTAAGAACGGTGGATACGGTGAGTTTGCCTTGCTTTATGCATTGGTACATAAACAAACAAAGGTGCTGGTTTATGAAACGGATGAAAACAGAAAGGCTTTACTGACTTATTGTGCCAAGGATTTGGTTGATAATCTGGAGGTAATAGAATGTTTGGATGTTGAAAAGGAAGGGCATAACGACCTAAAAGTCTTTTCTTTATAA
- a CDS encoding class I adenylate-forming enzyme family protein codes for MMIEDKLRENAELHPDKLALLCNGESYTYGHLYQLVLDKAASMKGMRGQLIPMIATSTADFLISYFAIHLSGAVAVPLHKDIPAQKYNEYSRLLSQQTAPHDVADILYTTGTTGNAKAVMISHQAIWANAENLVHAQGFSSDLTFIINGPLNHIGSLSKVYPTIYVGGTICIIEGMKDIHKFFNAIEDAPTKVATFLVPSAIRMLITLWKKELKASADKIDFIETGAAPMAASDMKLFCELLPHSRLYNTYASTETGIISTYDYNDDECLAGCLGLPMKHSSFFITEDGHVACKGKTLMSGYWNDDEATAMVLRDGVIKTADLGYVDEKGRLRLQGRGDDTINIGGYKVAPTEVEDAVLAFPAVKDCVCVCAMHPVIGNVLKLFVVPRHDYDRKELIAFLKTRLETYKIPVLYEETDSIHRTFNGKIDRKTYQKKPQENISIQVLEKKK; via the coding sequence ATGATGATTGAAGATAAGCTGCGTGAGAATGCCGAACTTCATCCTGATAAGCTTGCGCTTCTGTGCAATGGCGAGTCTTACACCTATGGCCACTTGTATCAATTGGTTTTAGATAAGGCTGCTTCAATGAAGGGAATGAGGGGGCAACTCATTCCGATGATCGCCACTTCAACGGCTGATTTTCTCATCTCTTACTTTGCAATCCATCTTTCGGGAGCTGTTGCCGTTCCTTTACATAAGGATATTCCTGCACAGAAGTATAATGAATATTCCCGCTTGTTGTCGCAGCAGACGGCTCCACATGATGTAGCAGATATTCTTTATACCACGGGAACTACTGGCAATGCAAAGGCTGTGATGATCAGTCATCAAGCGATTTGGGCGAATGCAGAGAACCTTGTGCATGCTCAAGGGTTTAGTTCTGATCTGACGTTTATCATCAATGGGCCGCTAAATCATATAGGCAGCTTGTCGAAGGTTTATCCAACGATTTACGTGGGGGGCACTATTTGCATTATTGAAGGAATGAAAGATATCCATAAATTCTTTAATGCTATTGAGGATGCACCCACAAAAGTGGCGACATTCTTGGTTCCATCGGCAATCCGAATGCTTATAACATTGTGGAAGAAAGAGCTGAAAGCCAGTGCGGATAAAATTGATTTTATAGAAACAGGAGCTGCACCAATGGCTGCCTCTGATATGAAGTTGTTCTGTGAGTTGCTGCCCCATAGCCGATTATACAATACTTATGCTTCTACCGAAACGGGTATTATCTCTACATACGACTATAATGATGACGAGTGTCTTGCCGGCTGTTTAGGCCTTCCGATGAAGCATTCCTCGTTCTTTATCACCGAAGATGGGCATGTTGCCTGCAAGGGAAAGACCCTCATGTCGGGCTATTGGAATGATGATGAGGCAACGGCGATGGTGCTGCGTGACGGAGTTATCAAGACTGCCGACTTGGGGTATGTTGATGAAAAAGGTCGCCTGCGATTGCAGGGGAGGGGTGATGATACGATAAATATTGGTGGATATAAGGTCGCTCCGACAGAAGTTGAAGATGCTGTGCTGGCTTTTCCTGCAGTGAAAGATTGTGTTTGCGTTTGTGCTATGCATCCTGTCATAGGCAATGTCTTAAAGCTTTTCGTTGTTCCTCGTCATGATTATGATAGGAAAGAACTCATCGCTTTTCTCAAAACAAGACTCGAAACCTATAAAATTCCGGTTCTTTATGAGGAAACTGACAGCATTCATCGAACCTTCAATGGTAAGATTGACAGAAAGACTTACCAAAAGAAACCGCAGGAAAATATATCTATTCAAGTGTTGGAAAAGAAGAAATAA